One window from the genome of Bdellovibrio sp. NC01 encodes:
- a CDS encoding type 1 glutamine amidotransferase domain-containing protein, producing the protein MFKVIPTLLLGVSLFTQVTHAQTKKGQNMEKRALIVVSSHGQLGNTGKPTGWYLSEVTHVYYPLVNAGYTVDFASPKGGAAPMDPGSKDTKDEENEKFLADASVMNQMQNTLPLAKVDTKKYRVIHFAGGHGAMFDFPGNKDLSRVAAGIYENNGVVSAVCHGPAALVDIKLSNGEYLIKGKKVNGFTNAEEAEVGLTKVVPFLLASKLQERGANYEGGKNWEDKVVVDGRLVTGQNPQSAHSVGRELVKILEANK; encoded by the coding sequence ATGTTTAAGGTTATACCCACTCTTTTATTAGGTGTTTCATTATTTACGCAGGTTACGCATGCACAAACTAAGAAAGGTCAGAATATGGAAAAGCGCGCATTAATCGTTGTATCAAGCCATGGTCAGCTCGGTAATACCGGGAAGCCTACGGGTTGGTATTTGTCTGAAGTGACTCACGTCTATTATCCGCTTGTGAACGCTGGTTATACGGTTGATTTCGCAAGTCCTAAAGGTGGGGCGGCGCCCATGGACCCAGGCAGCAAAGACACGAAAGACGAAGAAAATGAGAAGTTTTTGGCAGATGCAAGTGTCATGAACCAGATGCAAAACACATTGCCATTAGCAAAAGTGGATACGAAGAAATATCGAGTGATTCACTTTGCAGGCGGGCACGGGGCGATGTTTGATTTCCCGGGCAATAAAGATTTAAGCCGCGTTGCTGCGGGAATTTATGAAAATAACGGTGTCGTATCAGCTGTGTGTCACGGCCCAGCAGCCTTGGTCGATATTAAACTTTCTAACGGCGAATATTTGATCAAAGGCAAGAAAGTAAATGGCTTCACGAATGCAGAAGAGGCTGAAGTAGGTCTTACGAAAGTCGTTCCGTTTTTGTTAGCGTCTAAATTGCAAGAGCGCGGAGCAAATTACGAAGGCGGCAAAAACTGGGAAGATAAGGTGGTCGTCGATGGTCGCTTGGTGACAGGACAGAACCCACAATCTGCGCACAGTGTCGGTCGTGAGCTTGTAAAGATTTTGGAAGCAAATAAATAA
- a CDS encoding LysR family transcriptional regulator — MKKTLDLNLLIVAESLYRTLNVSKTAQELNVTQSAISHGLNKLRLHFDDPLFVRASKGMTLTETAKRLKPQIEALVHQAQALTQDSEKFDPLKAQDRITIATTDYVEILVMPAILKRLKEEAPHLQISIRPTKGEFPKTELEDGTYDFAIAGFYKNLPEGFYETKVLEETFSTAYRKKHPLIRGELKANQFYELDHSLITLQGDFKDSLATKASGKTKLRHIVYGSYSFTGMAFVLAQSDVVLTAPTLLLEKYKEYFPIQVQPTPVPMGTITLRMLWHSRTHKDPLRLWFRNLLKSEFAKLKT, encoded by the coding sequence ATGAAGAAAACGCTGGATTTAAATCTATTGATCGTCGCCGAAAGCCTCTATCGCACTTTGAATGTCTCAAAGACGGCGCAAGAACTGAATGTGACACAGTCTGCGATAAGTCATGGTCTCAATAAATTGCGTCTGCACTTTGATGATCCACTCTTCGTTCGAGCTTCTAAAGGCATGACTTTGACCGAGACGGCTAAGCGTCTGAAACCACAAATCGAGGCGTTAGTCCATCAGGCCCAAGCCCTGACACAAGATAGTGAAAAATTCGATCCTCTGAAGGCTCAAGATCGCATCACGATTGCAACGACGGACTATGTTGAGATCTTAGTGATGCCCGCGATTTTGAAACGCCTTAAAGAGGAAGCTCCGCACTTACAGATTTCTATTCGCCCCACAAAAGGCGAATTTCCAAAAACGGAACTGGAAGATGGAACTTATGATTTTGCGATCGCAGGATTTTATAAAAATCTTCCTGAGGGATTTTATGAAACCAAAGTCCTCGAAGAGACCTTTTCAACAGCCTACCGAAAAAAACATCCCCTTATTCGCGGAGAATTAAAAGCAAATCAGTTTTACGAACTGGATCATTCTTTGATTACGCTGCAAGGGGATTTTAAAGACAGCTTGGCCACTAAGGCGAGCGGGAAAACGAAACTGCGCCACATCGTTTATGGCTCCTACAGTTTTACCGGAATGGCATTCGTGCTTGCGCAATCAGATGTTGTTCTGACCGCGCCAACTTTGTTGTTAGAAAAATATAAGGAGTATTTTCCGATTCAAGTTCAACCCACTCCCGTTCCGATGGGAACGATTACGTTACGAATGTTGTGGCATTCGCGAACACATAAAGATCCATTACGACTGTGGTTCCGTAATCTATTAAAGAGCGAGTTCGCGAAATTAAAAACCTAA
- a CDS encoding DEAD/DEAH box helicase encodes MNNFTDFGLLPSILKTLKAARIFTPTEIQRMAIPLLMSGQSVVGVSETGSGKTLTYALPLLHMLKKLEEDGDPVKAEAAPRAVVMVPTRDLGEQVAKVFKSFTHDTRLRVRPALGGMSMEQATRNISGSFEILLATPGRLIQLLDQELIDLSDVRVLVFDEADQMLDKGFLTDSNYIVDTCPQDIPMALFSATVSKNVEEMMNSLFAKAEVVRSGGSGKTVKTLTTKNETVIDGLRWPIFEKIIKKKIEGGTIVFANTREQCDKIAKEINDHGYKCVLYRGEMDKNERRTNLKKFRNGEVDLLISTDLAARGLDLEHVGRVVNYHLPQQMDNYLHRAGRTARAGREGLVINLVTERDLPLIAKLEGKGQSAKELKERFKDKDGKRLHVKESDRKPAKKGFKKPEGKAALSSKALEGKKPAFKPGSKPKAKPGAKAKRLGF; translated from the coding sequence ATGAACAACTTCACTGACTTCGGACTTTTACCCTCTATTCTTAAAACCCTTAAAGCGGCGCGTATTTTTACACCGACAGAGATCCAACGCATGGCGATTCCCTTACTGATGTCGGGGCAATCTGTCGTCGGTGTTTCTGAAACGGGCAGTGGTAAAACACTGACCTATGCTTTGCCGCTTTTGCACATGCTGAAGAAATTGGAAGAAGATGGCGATCCAGTAAAAGCTGAAGCGGCACCGCGTGCCGTGGTGATGGTCCCAACTCGTGATTTGGGCGAGCAGGTTGCAAAGGTTTTCAAAAGCTTCACACATGATACGCGTTTGCGTGTGCGTCCAGCCCTTGGTGGCATGAGTATGGAGCAGGCAACTCGCAATATCAGCGGTTCATTTGAAATTTTATTAGCAACACCGGGTCGTTTGATTCAACTGCTTGATCAAGAGTTGATTGATTTGTCTGATGTGCGCGTTTTGGTTTTTGATGAAGCCGATCAGATGTTGGATAAAGGCTTTTTGACGGATTCAAATTATATCGTCGATACATGCCCGCAAGATATTCCAATGGCGTTATTCTCAGCAACAGTTTCTAAAAACGTTGAAGAGATGATGAATTCACTTTTTGCAAAAGCGGAAGTGGTTCGCAGTGGTGGCAGTGGTAAGACAGTCAAAACTCTGACGACAAAAAATGAAACTGTGATCGACGGTCTTCGTTGGCCGATCTTTGAAAAAATCATTAAAAAGAAAATTGAAGGCGGCACAATCGTATTCGCGAATACGCGCGAGCAATGCGATAAGATCGCTAAAGAAATTAACGATCATGGTTATAAGTGCGTTCTTTATCGCGGCGAAATGGATAAAAACGAACGTCGCACGAATCTTAAAAAATTCCGTAACGGCGAAGTGGATTTGTTGATTTCAACGGATCTAGCTGCGCGCGGTTTGGATTTAGAACACGTGGGACGCGTTGTGAATTATCATCTGCCGCAACAAATGGATAATTACCTTCATCGCGCAGGTCGTACCGCGCGTGCGGGTCGCGAAGGTTTAGTGATCAATCTTGTGACTGAACGTGATCTTCCTTTGATTGCGAAACTTGAAGGCAAAGGTCAATCAGCGAAAGAACTGAAAGAGCGCTTTAAAGATAAGGACGGTAAGCGTTTGCACGTTAAGGAATCTGACAGAAAGCCTGCGAAGAAAGGCTTCAAGAAACCAGAAGGCAAAGCCGCGCTATCAAGCAAAGCTCTAGAAGGTAAGAAGCCTGCGTTTAAACCTGGCTCGAAACCCAAAGCAAAGCCCGGTGCAAAAGCGAAACGTTTAGGTTTTTAA